AGGGTATGCAGTTTGCAGTTGATAAAATTAAGCAAAGTGGCAATCCAAACGTAAGGCTCACAGATAGAGGAACTACATTTGGTTATCAGGATCTCATCGTCGATTATAGAGGTATCCCAATGATGCAATCATTTGGAGTACCGGTCGTCATGGACTGTACCCATTCTCTACAACAGCCCAACCAATCATCCGGAGTGACCGGTGGAAAACCGCAGCTCATCGAAACCATCGCTCGTGCTGCCGTTGCAGTGGGCGTTGATGGTTTGTTTATTGAGACCCATCCCCAACCACATTTGGCCAAATCAGATGGAGCCAATATGCTGAAATTAGACCTTGTTGGAGCCGCTTCTGGAAAAATTGCTACGCATCAGATCTGCCATCTGTTAAACATGTTATATGTTGACTACAGAATTCCGGCCTCAGAATGGAACAATGATCAGGTTCATCGCATCGCGATCTCGGCTGCGCTAAATCTTTTACCCGATACCGTTTTTTATTATCGGGTGACGCGTAGAAACATAGATGCCAGAGGGCAGCTTATTTATTTTGTTTTAAAGGCAGAGGTTTCACTAACGAACGTTTGTTTGTATGAAAGTCCAGTGTTTGATTTTAAGGAGGTAAGTGATAAACCTTTAGTTCATATCATAGGTTCGGGTCCATGTGGATATTTTGCAGCACTGGAACTGATTTTGGCAGGAATCAAACCAGTCATCATTGAGCGGGGTAAAGATGTTCGCGAAAGAAGACGCGATTTGAAATTTATCCAGCAAGACGGGATTGTAAATCCGGATTCCAATTATTGTTTTGGCGAAGGTGGTGCTGGTACCTATTCAGATGGAAAACTTTATACGCGTTCTGATAACCGGGGTAATATCCGTAAAGTACTTGATTTGCTGATTTATCATGGCGCAGACCCTGACATCGCGGTTGATGTACATCCACATATCGGTAGCAATAAATTACCGGGTATTGTGCAAAATATGCGAAACACCATTGAAAAATGCGGCGGCGAAATTTTATTCAATACCAGACTGGAAGATTTTGAAGTAGAGCAAGCAAAGATTGTACAACTCAAAACCAATCGCGGTGATTTTAAAACCGAAAGGGTCATTTTGGCTACTGGACATTCGGCCCGGGATATTTATCATTTATTTCAAAATAAAGGAATTTTAATTCAATTGAAACCCTTTGCAATAGGGGTCCGTATTGAGCACCCTCAAACTGCGATTGATGCCATTCAATACAAACAGGCAAAAAGGCCTGATTACCTACCAGCTGCGAGTTATGCTTTGAGTTGCCAGATTGCAGAAAAAGGAGTGTTTTCATTTTGCATGTGTCCGGGAGGGCTTATCATTCCCGCTGCAACTGCTCCCGGTGAGATCGTCGTAAACGGGATGTCTTTATCGCGCCGCGATTCACCCTTTGCCAATAGTGGGATGGTGACTACTGTAGATGAGAAGGACTTCAAGCACTTTGAAAAGCATGGGGCCTTACAAGGTTTGATGTTTCAGGCTGAAATTGAAAAAAGGATGTTTGACTTGGGTGATGGAGGTCAGAAAGCACCTGCGCAAAGACTGGGGGATTTTTTAAAAAAACAACTAAGTGCCGAATTGCCGGAGACTTCCTATATTCCTGGTATTTATCCTTCTGCATTGCATCAGCATTTGCCCTCAGCATTAGCAGAACGATTGAGAAAAGGATTAGAGATTTTTTGCCAGCGCTTGCCTAAATACAAACATAAAGACGCTGTGCTCGTTTCAACAGAATCGAGAACCAGCGCTCCCATTACCATTCCGCGGAATCCGGATCATTTGATGCATCCACAGCTTGCTGGCTTATATCCGGCAGGTGAAGGGGCAGGATATGCTGGCGGCATTTTATCCGCAGCTATGGATGGACAGAAAGTTGCAAAGGCTATTGCTGCTGCGTTGCAATCAAAGTTGGATTAGCTTCTTCATCAATTCATGGAATTAATTGGAGCATAAATTTAGGTGACGGGGAACAGTATTCATACCTTTGCAAGCATACTCTTTTATGACGAAGAAAAAACACCAAGCGCTCCCATCGGAATTATTAGAAAAGGCGTTCCGCCTGATTGCTACTGCAAAATCATTGACAGATGTTTATGAGGAGAACTTCAAGTTTGTAAGCAAATACGTACACGCTACTTCCAGAGGACATGAAGTGATTCAGATCGCATTAGGTTTGCAATTATTAAACATCGATTTTTTATCGGCCTATTATCGGGATGATAGCATGTTATTGGCCATTGGAATGGAGCCTTATGAACTCATGTTGCAACTTATGGCTAAACGAGATGATCCGTTTTCTGCAGGTAGATCCTATTACAGCCATCCGAGTTTGAGGCGCGATGATAAGCCTAAAATTCCACACCAATCCTCAGCAACTGGAATGCAAGCCATCCCTACTACCGGAATTGCCATGGGATTACAATATTTGGAGTTATCAGGAATGCAGGGTGACACAGAGCTTCGGCCCATTGCAGTTTGTTCATTAGGAGATGCATCGGTTACCGAAGGTGAAGTTGCCGAAGCTTTTCACATGGCTTCGCTTAAACAATTGCCTATTTTGTACCTGGTCCAGGATAATGAATGGGACATTAGTGCACATGCTTCTGAAATCAGAAAAGGAGATGTCACAGATTTTATCAAAGGATTTCCAGGCATCGAATGTTATTCCGTTGACGGGACTGATTTTTTAGAATGTTATCGCGTTATAAATAAAGTAATTTCAAAAATCCGAAAAAAGCGAAAACCTTTTTTAATTCATGCTAAAGTTCCATTATTAAATCATCACACCAGTGGAGTTCGCAAAGAGTGGTATCGCGAAGATTTGAACGATCATATGAAACGAGATCCATATCCGAAATTTTTTGAACTGATGTTAAATAACGGATTTTCAGAGGATGATTTAAGTCGCTTCGAATTGGAGTCACGCGAACAAGTGTTAGTTGATTTTGAAAAGGCCAAAAGTGCAGATGATCCGATGCCATCAGATCTCTATTTACACGATTTTGCTGAAAATAATTTTTTAGAAGAGGTCGGAGTAAGGCATCCTGAAGGCGGAGAAGAAAAGGTGATGGTCGATTGTGCTTTGTTTGCCATAGAAGAGTTGATGCGCAAACATCCTGAATGTTTATTGTACGGACAGGATGTGGGCAAGAGATTGGGTGGGGTATTCAGAGAAGCCGCAACCCTGGCGCAAAAATTTGGAGATCATCGCGTTTTTAATACACCCATTCAGGAAGCCTTCATCGTAGGCTCCACGGTGGGCATGTCTGCTGTCGGATTAAAACCCATTGTTGAAGTACAGTTTGCAGATTATATCTGGCCCGGCCTGAATCAATTGTATACAGAAGTTGCACGTTCCTGTTATCTCACAAACGGGAAATGGCCGGTAAGTATGGTGCTGCGCGTACCAATTGGCGCCTATGGCAGTGGCGGTCCATATCATTCTTCAAGTGTGGAATCTGTAGTTTGTAATATTAAAGGAATCAAAGTAGTTTATCCATCTAATGGCGCAGACTTGAAAGGTTTGATGAAAGCAGCTTATTACGATCCGAATCCGGTGGTCGTTTTCGAACATAAAGGATTGTATTGGTCCAAAGTTCCGGGAACCGATATGGCCAAATGTGTAATGCCCGATGAAGATTACATCGTGCCACTTGGGAAATCGCGAATCGTTCAGACATGTGAAGCTACATCAGAACATTCAAGCATATGCATCATTACTTATGGTATGGGTGTGCATTGGGCTCTCAATGCATCAGTCGATTTGAGAGACAGGGTAGAGATCATCGATTTAAGAACTTTGGTTCCGCTGGATGAATCTGCCATCTATGCAGCTGTTCAAAAGCATCATCGGGTATTAGTACTAACGGAAGAGACTTTAGAAAATAGTTTTGCGCAAACACTGGCTGGCAGAATTGCCATGCATTGCTTTGAGTATTTAGACGCGCCGCCTCAATGTATGGGGGCTAAAAATCTTCCGGCAATTCCACTCAACAGTACTCTGGAAAAAGAAATGTTGCCCGATGTACCTACTATCTTAATGAGGATCCGACAAATATTGGAATACTAAGACTTTGATATTATAGTTCTGTTAGAATTTTTAAAGAGTATCAGACTTGATGAAATAGCTGTTCCTTTTTTTTAATAACCCGCAACCACGATGCGTCGGAACAAAATGAACTTTAAAAAAGGGTCCGATTGCCTTCAACAAATCCGGACCCTATTAAATTTTGTTTGATTCAAAAATCATTCACGCTATCAATGTATATAAATCTTTTTGGTGATTTTGTATTGTGCTACCTTAAAGTGAACCAGATAAATGCCAGAGGGCAATTTACCGATCAATAGTACATTTCTTTCCAGCTGATGCTGTTGTAAAATAAGATTGCCATTGATGTCATTTAAGCTAACGGAATGTACACTGCCTGTATGAGTGCCCAGGAATACGATTTCATTTCCGTTGCTGAAAATATTAAAATCGAAAGCGTTTTTGTCAAGTTCTTCATTGGCTACAGGCATTTTGAATGCATAGGACTTTCTTACTTTAATAACATTATCTCCAATGCGATCTCCGTTTCCGTTTGCTAACAATGCAGTGAAATAAAAAATGATACTGTCATTAGCAACAGAGGCTGGTGCCGTGTAATTAAATTTCCACCGGGCTTCTCCATTCACATCAAAAAACCGGGCTTGTAAATGCCTGGCATAAAACCGCCGGGTTACATTGTCCCGGGCAACATTTACGCGTTCATTGGGAATTTCGGCCAGAGTGCCAACAGATGCAAACCCGTCGTCGAGTGCAGTCAATTGGAAACCTGTGCGGATGGCAGAATCAGATTGGTTCAAAATAGTGACTTCGTAAGTTTTATTGGCTTCCAAAGTGTCCGGAAGTCCAACCAATACAGCAGTGCCTGTATAATTTCCTCCACCGTGGCAATTGTTTTGCTGGCAAGTGGTTTCTCCCGGAGCACCTGTGTTTGCAGTAGGTGGATTAGATGGTTCAGGTACAGAAGAATTAAAAAGTGAAAAGAAAAATAGGGCAATAAAAAAATAAAGGCTGAAATTTTTTTTCATTGAATCTGATTTGAAATTTTTACTATTGATAACCTTACTCGTCAATTTTATTTTTTACAATTTGAAATATTCTGGAAAGATTAAAACCGAATTGCACCTCGCCTGAAAATAAATTTCCATTTTCTTCAGCCATTAGTGCACGTTCATTCATTCCGGTTGAATTTGAAAAATGCAATTGAAATACATGTCCACCGGTTTCAATATCAACGCCAACCGAAAGTGGATGAGAACGAAAATCTCTTGGAAATTTATTAAATGGATAATAATAATCTACCACCAATGCGAGTCGTTTGGTCAGTTTATATCGAGCCCCTAGTCCTAATGCATACATATTATTTGGTATCAAAACATTATCTACAATATTGCTATGAATCAAGATCGGATTTATTTGGGCCGTAAGTTTTTCGCTGAATTTTCTTCCGATGATCAACTGATGAAAATAGGAGAGTCTTCTAACCTCAGTTACTTCTATTTCAGGATCTGGTAAAGCATTTTCTTTTTGTCCGTTCCGAATAAGACCTGATGTCCATACTACAGAAACGGGCATATTTTTTGCACCTTCTGATTGCCAAAGAATTCTATATTTTACGAATGCATCCAATTCTTTTTTAAAAGTACTTCTTGCAATTCCGACAGATAAATTTTTGCTGATTCCATAGTCGAAACTCATTCGCATGGTTGCATTATCCAAACCAAAAAATTCATCAAATCCCTGATCAACTCGACCGAAGCGGTGTAATATTCTAAAATCCAAAGCACCTGCGGGAAGCATTTCCATGCTATGAGAACTAATGACTCTCGGAGATTTAAAAGCATTTGTAATTTTAGTGGTCTGTTCAGGTTCTGTTCCAAGTACATCAAGCAGATCTTGAGCATTCAACTGGTAAAAACACAAGGAGCATAATAAAAAAGCTATTTTTTTAAGAATCATAACGAATGTTAGTTTAAGCTTGCACATTTTTAAAAACCAATGACGACAAGATTTAATTATTTTTGGCGCCTTCTGCAATCCATTTTTCAATTTGCCTTATTTTGCAATCGGGTATTTTGCTTCCGTTTTTGGGCATAGCGACATAACCTCTATCCCGACGAATTGATCCTAATAAACTGGTATTATCTACAGTCTCCTTAACACCTGCATAGCTATTGTAATTAATGCTTCCCTGTGGTTGGCTACCCGCATGGCAACCATTGCAATAGAGTTCGAGAATAGGTAAAATGGTCGTTGAATACCGCACGTCTAAGGTATCGCATAAAATCTCACTACAGGGTACATCCTTTTTGGCTCCTTGTTCGATCCACAGTGCCAGGGTCGTAATTTCCTCTTTTCCTAATCTTGGGAAAGGATCGGGTGGCATGGTGTTAAATGCTGAAGTAATGACTTTATACAATTCGCTTCCGGCATAATTCCCGGGCTCTACAATGCGCAACAATTCTTCATAGGATGTAAAATCGTAGCCTTCCGTCCGATCTGCGCTATTATGACAACCGCTCCGGGTACAGGATGACAAGATCAGGGGCGCTACTTCCTGTTCATAACAAACTTCTCTGCCAATCCCAATATATTCATCTGTACAGGCGTAAAAAGCTAAAAGAATGAAGGTCAATACAATAAATCGCGTAATAAAGTTCACCATAGAATTAAATAAAACCTTTAGCAAAAATAGAATTTAGTTTGGAAATACCATGAACATTAACGTTCTGCCAAAATAATGATGTGTTGACAACCATCATGGGAATAAAGAATTATTTTGGAGCATCGGACCAGTTTAAAATGTCTTCTTTCTTTTTGAGAAAAAAAAAGAGGATCCGAAACAATTTCGGGATCCTCTTTTTATTTAGGGCTCTGAATCGCGTTATTTCAATTCCTTCACAAAGTTTCCATTGGCATCAAAAAGTAAAACTTTGAGCAATCCGTTAACTTCGATGGCAATCATGTATTCACCTGATTTTGTGCTGCCGGCGCGTTTCAATACATTGCCCTGATAATTTGCATCCAGATACTCCGTGATCAATGAAGGTAAAGTGTTTGGGTCAACAGGTTTTAAATGTTTGCGTTTGCCTTTAGGTCCTTTTTTCTTAGGATCCAGTTCTTTAATAAAAGTACCATCGGGACCAAATTCCAAAATCTTAAATTCTTTTTCACCCAATTGAATAAGCACGATGATGTTTCCATTTCTCAATTCGCATGCCCGTTTTGCCAGGACGTTTGCATAATTGGAAGCAATGTAGTCAGTAATGGAAGCAGGGAGATCTTCAATGGCAATTGGCTTGCACAAAGAATCGCGTCTGTGTTTTTTCTTTCCCATAGTGGAAGGATCTGCACCCAGGTCGGCATTTAAACCTTCATCTGTCCCTGATTCATCATTGTTCCCGGTCAATTCCAGGGTGCCGGTTTCAAGTCCCGTTTCGACTAAACTTTCTTGTTGACATGAAGCCATCAGGATGGCGACAAACGCCATCAAACTCAAAATACTTTTCATAAATGTTAAATTAAAAAAATGATTAATAATTGTTTAGGTAGTCGTGTTCCATTCGGGATCAAATTTTTTTGAATTATAGATTGGATGGTATGAAGACATTTTGGTTTAATGTGTTTTTACATTTCTCAAAAAATATATATTTATGCAATAGGCAACCATTTTCTGCCTAAATTCGTAGGTTCATATTAAAGCTAATCCATATTAAACCATATTGGCGGGATTTGATCAACATATAGACGTTCCGGAACTGGAGAAGCTTATAAAAGCATGTATCGATCAGCAGCCCCTGGCTCAGCGCAGGATGTATGAGTGTTTTCATGCTTTTGTAAAGGGCATTTGCCTGCGATATACATCCAAATTAGAAGATTGTGAGGAAGTTATGGATGATGCCTTTCTGAAAATGTTCAGAAACCTGGATAAATACAATGCTGAAAGACCATTTAAGGCCTGGTTGCGGACGATTGTGGTCAATACGGCCATCGATTATTATAGACAATCGCTAAGAAACATCATGTCGAATTCAATCGATGATCACCCGCATCTGACCATCGCCGAACAAACGCTGGCAGATTTATCGACAGACGATATTATGAAGGCGGTGCATAAATTGAGTCCGGGGTATCGAACCGTTTTTATGATGTATGTCATAGATGGCTATAACCACAAAGAAATAGCAGAAATGCTGAATATCACCGAAGGCACTTCCAAGTCAAATTTATCAAAAGCAAGGATGAAAATGCAGGAATTGTTGCTGACGATGTATAAAAATGAATTATCACCTCATTTAATGAATTATACCTTACCATCCAATTTATGAGAGTAGAAGATTTTGATTCGAAATTAAGGCAAAAATTAAGCCATATAGAGCCCGATTTTCAGGAGAGGGATTGGCTACGCTTTCAACAAAAGTTTCAGGCAAAAGAACATACGGCCTGGAAGCGTTATCTTTTATTGTTATTACTGTTGGTTACAATAGGTGGCGTTGCATTTACTTATTTCCGTAGTTCAGATGCCAGCCGACTTGACAATGATCCTCATCAGCAGATCATTATAGCAAATAGTGGGTCTGTCGATAAAGTATCTGAAACTCAGGTTCAATCGCAACAGAGTGAACTTAAACAAAACAAAAATGCTTCAGACATCTCTAATGCTGCCGATTCAAAGATTTTACAAAACCATAAGACGATTCCAAATAAATATGAATCTCAAGCGGTCATAAATCCTGCGGCTGATATTTATAATGTTCAAACTGATTCTGAAAGTGAAAACATGTCTTTCGGAGCAACACCGAATGCCTCAAGCGAGCTTGCAGCACCAAATCAGTTCAATGCAAATATTTCAGAAAACACAATGATAACTTCAACTGTAGAGCTCACTTCAAAAATCAGTTTAATTCCTTTTTCAAGCTTACACTCCAATTATCCTGATGAAAAAAATCAAGTTGAACTCAAACTTCAAAAATCTCGCGGAATCAGCAAGTGGGCAACGGGTTTAAGCCTAACAATTGCACAAGAACATACAAGTTTTGGTGGTATGATCGAACGCAAGACCAATAGCAATGTGTCTT
The genomic region above belongs to Saprospiraceae bacterium and contains:
- a CDS encoding tungsten formylmethanofuran dehydrogenase: MTKKKHQALPSELLEKAFRLIATAKSLTDVYEENFKFVSKYVHATSRGHEVIQIALGLQLLNIDFLSAYYRDDSMLLAIGMEPYELMLQLMAKRDDPFSAGRSYYSHPSLRRDDKPKIPHQSSATGMQAIPTTGIAMGLQYLELSGMQGDTELRPIAVCSLGDASVTEGEVAEAFHMASLKQLPILYLVQDNEWDISAHASEIRKGDVTDFIKGFPGIECYSVDGTDFLECYRVINKVISKIRKKRKPFLIHAKVPLLNHHTSGVRKEWYREDLNDHMKRDPYPKFFELMLNNGFSEDDLSRFELESREQVLVDFEKAKSADDPMPSDLYLHDFAENNFLEEVGVRHPEGGEEKVMVDCALFAIEELMRKHPECLLYGQDVGKRLGGVFREAATLAQKFGDHRVFNTPIQEAFIVGSTVGMSAVGLKPIVEVQFADYIWPGLNQLYTEVARSCYLTNGKWPVSMVLRVPIGAYGSGGPYHSSSVESVVCNIKGIKVVYPSNGADLKGLMKAAYYDPNPVVVFEHKGLYWSKVPGTDMAKCVMPDEDYIVPLGKSRIVQTCEATSEHSSICIITYGMGVHWALNASVDLRDRVEIIDLRTLVPLDESAIYAAVQKHHRVLVLTEETLENSFAQTLAGRIAMHCFEYLDAPPQCMGAKNLPAIPLNSTLEKEMLPDVPTILMRIRQILEY
- a CDS encoding RNA polymerase sigma factor, with the translated sequence MAGFDQHIDVPELEKLIKACIDQQPLAQRRMYECFHAFVKGICLRYTSKLEDCEEVMDDAFLKMFRNLDKYNAERPFKAWLRTIVVNTAIDYYRQSLRNIMSNSIDDHPHLTIAEQTLADLSTDDIMKAVHKLSPGYRTVFMMYVIDGYNHKEIAEMLNITEGTSKSNLSKARMKMQELLLTMYKNELSPHLMNYTLPSNL
- the kdsA gene encoding 3-deoxy-8-phosphooctulonate synthase; the protein is MKQDILNQIQLNLNKQFFLIAGPCVVESEQICHDIAGQVNELCKRFDMPYIFKASYRKANRSKLDSFTGIGDQTGLEIIQKIGNTFQIPVTTDIHTDEEAGFAAEYVDVLQIPAFLCRQTSLLLAAAKTGKVVNVKKGQFMSPEGMQFAVDKIKQSGNPNVRLTDRGTTFGYQDLIVDYRGIPMMQSFGVPVVMDCTHSLQQPNQSSGVTGGKPQLIETIARAAVAVGVDGLFIETHPQPHLAKSDGANMLKLDLVGAASGKIATHQICHLLNMLYVDYRIPASEWNNDQVHRIAISAALNLLPDTVFYYRVTRRNIDARGQLIYFVLKAEVSLTNVCLYESPVFDFKEVSDKPLVHIIGSGPCGYFAALELILAGIKPVIIERGKDVRERRRDLKFIQQDGIVNPDSNYCFGEGGAGTYSDGKLYTRSDNRGNIRKVLDLLIYHGADPDIAVDVHPHIGSNKLPGIVQNMRNTIEKCGGEILFNTRLEDFEVEQAKIVQLKTNRGDFKTERVILATGHSARDIYHLFQNKGILIQLKPFAIGVRIEHPQTAIDAIQYKQAKRPDYLPAASYALSCQIAEKGVFSFCMCPGGLIIPAATAPGEIVVNGMSLSRRDSPFANSGMVTTVDEKDFKHFEKHGALQGLMFQAEIEKRMFDLGDGGQKAPAQRLGDFLKKQLSAELPETSYIPGIYPSALHQHLPSALAERLRKGLEIFCQRLPKYKHKDAVLVSTESRTSAPITIPRNPDHLMHPQLAGLYPAGEGAGYAGGILSAAMDGQKVAKAIAAALQSKLD
- a CDS encoding T9SS type A sorting domain-containing protein, which codes for MKKNFSLYFFIALFFFSLFNSSVPEPSNPPTANTGAPGETTCQQNNCHGGGNYTGTAVLVGLPDTLEANKTYEVTILNQSDSAIRTGFQLTALDDGFASVGTLAEIPNERVNVARDNVTRRFYARHLQARFFDVNGEARWKFNYTAPASVANDSIIFYFTALLANGNGDRIGDNVIKVRKSYAFKMPVANEELDKNAFDFNIFSNGNEIVFLGTHTGSVHSVSLNDINGNLILQQHQLERNVLLIGKLPSGIYLVHFKVAQYKITKKIYIH